The segment GAAGATGCTATCGAAACGGCCCAGCGTGTCTATAACAAAACAACCAAAAAGATGCCAGCCCATAAACGCTCAGAAATTTTACGGAAAGCGGCGGATTTGTTGGAGCAAAGAACGGATGAGTTTGCCCGAATGCTTGTGCTGGAAGCGGGAAAACCCATCAGAGAAAGCAGAGTGGAAGTGCTGCGTGCCGTCCAAGTCCTACGCTTTGCTTCAGAAGGAGCGAAAGCGATTTACGGAGAAACGATTCCACTCGACAGCGCCATTGGCGGAGAAAATCAAATTGGCATAGCCAAGCGAGTGCCGTTAGGTGTAGTAGCGGCCATCACGCCATTTAACTTCCCTTTGAACCTGGCTCTTCATAAAGTAGCGCCTGCCCTTGCAGTAGGCAATACCGTGGTTCTGAAGCCTGCTGAAAAAACGCCGTTTTCATCGGTGCTGCTGCATCGATTATTGGAAGATGCCGGATTGCCGAAAGGCGCTTTGAATATTGTTATGGGACCCGGGCAGGAGCTAGTGGAAACATTGGTGACCCATCCAGACGTCAAGAAGGTTTCTTTTACCGGAAGCAGTGCCGTAGGATGGAAAATCCATGAAATGGCGAAACGGAAAAAAGTGACGCTGGAATTGGGATCAAATGCACCGAATATTGTTTTTGAAGACGGAGATATTGATGTCGCGGTCAATGCCATTGTGCTCGGCGGATATACATACGCCGGACAAGCATGCGTTTCCGCGCAGCGAATTTATGTCCATGAAACGATTTATGAAAAGTTCCTGGACAAGCTTGTTGAAAAAGTAAGCGCGCTTAAAACGGGAGATCCATTGGATGAAGCTACAGACATGGGACCGATGATTACGGAAGAAGCTGCACAGCGCGCAGAGTCATGGGTGAAAGAAGCGGAAGAACAAGGAGCGGAAATCCTGACCGGTGGAATCCGGAAAGGTTCACTGCTGGAACCTACTGTCCTCAGCAACGCGACTCATGAAATGAAAGTGGTCTGTGTGGAAGTATTCGCACCGATCGTCAGCGTCATGCCGTTTTCAACGGAAGAAGAAGTCGTTGCCCATGCCAATAACACGGATTTTGGCCTTCATGCCGGCGTCTTCACCGCTGACATCAACCGGGCGATGCGCATGGCCGATGCGATTGAGACGGGAGGAGTCTGGATCAACGAAGTGTCAGTCCGCCGCTACGACCATATTCCATACGGAGGCATAAAAAGCAGCGGCATCGGCAAAGAAGGCGTCAGATATGCCATCGAGGAAATGACGGATTTGAAATTTGTCGGGATTAAGCTGTATTGATGGATGCTGCAGGGCTTTAGATAAAACGTGAAAATCCTAATAGGGAGAGGATCAGATGAAAGTAAAATCAGCTGTATTGCGTGAAATAGGAGCACAGACTCCATATGAAGAAAGCCAGCCGATCCAGATTGAAGAATTGGAGTTAGATTCTCCGGAACGGGGAGAAGTGCTGATTCAAATTAAAGCTGCCAGTCTTTGCCATTCGGATTTGTCAGTGATGAATGGCAGCCGGCCGCGTCCGTTGCCGATGGCTTTAGGGCATGAGGCAGCAGGGGTTGTTGTGGAAGTCGGAGAAGGCGTGGTAGATTTGGAGGCCGGAGACCATGTCGCCTGCGTTTTCGTTCCGAGCTGCGGCCAATGCGGGCCGTGCAGAGAAGGACGTCCAGCTTTATGTGAGCCGGGAGCTGCCGCGAATACGGCGGGTACGCTGCTTGGCGGTGGCAAACGCCTGCATAATGAAGGTGAAGTGGTGAACCACCATGTTGGGGTTTCGGCTTTCTCGGAATATGCCGTAGTTTCCCGAAACTCAGTGGTAAAAGTAAGCAAAGACATCCCTTTTGAAAAAGCGGCTTTATTCGGCTGTGCGGTCATTACGGGAGTTGGAGCAGTCGTCAATACGGCAGGAGTGAAATTGGGCAGTACGGTAGCCATTGTTGGCCTTGGCGGTGTCGGTCTTAGTGCTTTGCTCGGCGCTCTTGCTGCAGGTGCCAGCCGAATCGTTGCCGTTGATATCAATGAAACCAAACTTAAGCAGGCAAAGGAATTAGGGGCGACCGACACCTTCAACTCCAAAGATCCGGATGTAGTGGAGCAGATTCGAGCAGCTACCGGAGGCGGCTTGGATTTTGCGTTTGAGACAGCAGGAGTGGTTCCCGCGATGGAAGTGGCATATGCCGTCACTAAGAGGGGCGGAACTACTGTCACAACAGGGCTTCCTCATCCGGAACATAAGTTTTCTTTCCCCTATCTCTCGCTGACTGCTGAAGAGCGGACTTTAAAGGGATCCTACATTGGCAGTTGTGTACCGAGCCGGGATATTCCAAGATATATGAATTTGTTCCAGGAAGACCGCTTGCCAGTCGATAAACTGATAACGGATTTTATCACTTTGGATGAAGTGAACAAAGGATTCGATATTCTGGCAAAAGGAGAATCGTCACGCATCATCATAAAATTTTAATGTCGCCGCGTCCACGTGTCGGCAAGTTAAATGGCTGAACAGGATAATTATTGATGTTTATTAGCAATTGCTAACTCAAAAAGAAACCGCTTCTTATGAAATCCAAAGATTTCAAGGACAGCGGTTTCTTTGCTTTTTCACGTTCTATTCGATCAATAAATAATCATGGTTAAAAATAAACGAGTAACTGATATCGATAAAAAGGAAGTACTTTTCGGAAAGTGGGAAGCTGAAAGTCCGAATCATTTCTGCTGTCTCAATATCTGCATAGGAATCCGAAAGGATGCCTTTATGCCAAGTGCGCATATGCAATATGTTTTCCAAAAAATAAGGACGGAAACCCCAGTGAGATCCGACTTGCCCTTTTTCTATTTTCCAATGCTCATCCTGTTTTCTAAAGTTTGAAGACATTTGCTGGCCGTCGCTATTGCAAATATAAATCCGGAAACTTTCCTCGTCAAAAGAACGGGTGACAACTTCAATGAAAGAGTCTGCCGTTTCGGGACCATCCCATTTACTCATCAATTTTTTTATTTTCTCTTCACAGCTCAAGGCAAAAGCGAGGCGTTCTTTGACAAGTGATTTTTCATGCTGTATAAAACCGATTACTTTTTCACCCACATCAATCAATAAACAATCATCCAATAAAGGAGTGAAATCAGGCTTCGCCAAATAAAAACCTTGGTAATAATG is part of the Planococcus shenhongbingii genome and harbors:
- a CDS encoding aldehyde dehydrogenase family protein; the encoded protein is MIEVENLYFGSIINGTEISKDGRKDLEVFNPYTNEVIGKISCATPKDVEDAIETAQRVYNKTTKKMPAHKRSEILRKAADLLEQRTDEFARMLVLEAGKPIRESRVEVLRAVQVLRFASEGAKAIYGETIPLDSAIGGENQIGIAKRVPLGVVAAITPFNFPLNLALHKVAPALAVGNTVVLKPAEKTPFSSVLLHRLLEDAGLPKGALNIVMGPGQELVETLVTHPDVKKVSFTGSSAVGWKIHEMAKRKKVTLELGSNAPNIVFEDGDIDVAVNAIVLGGYTYAGQACVSAQRIYVHETIYEKFLDKLVEKVSALKTGDPLDEATDMGPMITEEAAQRAESWVKEAEEQGAEILTGGIRKGSLLEPTVLSNATHEMKVVCVEVFAPIVSVMPFSTEEEVVAHANNTDFGLHAGVFTADINRAMRMADAIETGGVWINEVSVRRYDHIPYGGIKSSGIGKEGVRYAIEEMTDLKFVGIKLY
- a CDS encoding zinc-dependent alcohol dehydrogenase family protein, whose translation is MKVKSAVLREIGAQTPYEESQPIQIEELELDSPERGEVLIQIKAASLCHSDLSVMNGSRPRPLPMALGHEAAGVVVEVGEGVVDLEAGDHVACVFVPSCGQCGPCREGRPALCEPGAAANTAGTLLGGGKRLHNEGEVVNHHVGVSAFSEYAVVSRNSVVKVSKDIPFEKAALFGCAVITGVGAVVNTAGVKLGSTVAIVGLGGVGLSALLGALAAGASRIVAVDINETKLKQAKELGATDTFNSKDPDVVEQIRAATGGGLDFAFETAGVVPAMEVAYAVTKRGGTTVTTGLPHPEHKFSFPYLSLTAEERTLKGSYIGSCVPSRDIPRYMNLFQEDRLPVDKLITDFITLDEVNKGFDILAKGESSRIIIKF